The Pogona vitticeps strain Pit_001003342236 chromosome 6, PviZW2.1, whole genome shotgun sequence genome contains a region encoding:
- the LOC110074724 gene encoding serum paraoxonase/arylesterase 2 isoform X2: MGKLLTVALVGIAAALIGERLVAFRHRLRASREVKTKRLPNCHLIKGIETGSEDIDILPNGLAFISTGLKYPGMQSFAPDKSGQILLMDLNEENPQPVEMRISRGFDLASFNPHGISLYVDTDDTVYLFVVNHPQHKTVVERFKFMEDDNSLLHLNTIRHELLPSVNDIVALGPDSFYATNDRYFPEPPLHYLEMFLGLTWTNVVYYSPKEVKEVAAGFKFANGINISPDGKYVYVADVMDRNIHVFEKHENRSLSLLKVLQLETLVDNISVDPDTGDIWVGCHPNGMKLFRYDPENPPGSEVLRIQDILSEKPTVTQVYVDDGSVIQGSSVATVYNQHLLIGTVFHRGLHCEL; this comes from the exons GCATAGACTCCGTGCCTCACGAGAAGTGAAAACAAAGCGGCTTCCAAATTGTCACCTGATTAAAGGAATAG aaaCTGGCTCAGAAGATATTGACATACTCCCTAATGGCCTGGCTTTCATTAGTACA ggCTTAAAATACCCTGGTATGCAAAGCTTTGCACCTGATAAAAGTGGGCAGATACTACTAATGGATCTAAATGAAGAAAATCCTCAACCAGTGGAAATGAGAATCAGTCGTGGGTTTGATCTGGCTTCTTTTAACCCCCATGGAATTAGCCTATATGTTGACACAG ACGATACTGTGTACCTTTTCGTTGTAAATCACCCACAACACAAGACAGTAGTAGAGCGCTTTAAATTCATGGAAGATGACAATTCTCTCTTGCATCTTAATACCATCAGACATGAACTCCTGCCAAG cGTGAATGACATTGTGGCTCTGGGTCCGGATAGTTTCTATGCCACCAACGATCGTTATTTCCCAGAGCCCCCCTTGCACTATTTGGAGATGTTCCTGGGTTTAACGTGGACAAATGTTGTCTACTACAGCCCTAAAGAAGTAAAAGAAGTGGCAGCGGGATTTAAATTTGCCAATGGCATTAACATTTCACCTGATGGAAA gTACGTCTATGTTGCGGATGTGATGGATCGTAACATTCATGTCTTTGAAAAGCATGAGAATAGAAGTTTGTCTCTTTTGAAG GTTCTGCAGTTGGAAACTCTAGTTGACAACATATCAGTTGATCCTGACACTGGAGATATTTGGGTAGGATGTCATCCTAATGGCATGAAGCTCTTCCGTTATGATCCAGAGAACCCTCCTGGCTCAGAG GTTCTCCGCATCCAAGACATCCTTTCTGAGAAGCCTACAGTCACCCAAGTATATGTGGATGATGGTTCAGTAATTCAAGGGAGTTCTGTTGCTACAGTGTATAACCAGCATCTGCTTATTGGCACTGTCTTTCACAGAGGCCTCCACTGTGAGCTGTAG
- the LOC110074724 gene encoding serum paraoxonase/arylesterase 2 isoform X1: MQQCFHTTSQWTTVKYFLKKLNMECNKDRVPENRTNSNRTHVLVGRIVGWHISITQARHRLRASREVKTKRLPNCHLIKGIETGSEDIDILPNGLAFISTGLKYPGMQSFAPDKSGQILLMDLNEENPQPVEMRISRGFDLASFNPHGISLYVDTDDTVYLFVVNHPQHKTVVERFKFMEDDNSLLHLNTIRHELLPSVNDIVALGPDSFYATNDRYFPEPPLHYLEMFLGLTWTNVVYYSPKEVKEVAAGFKFANGINISPDGKYVYVADVMDRNIHVFEKHENRSLSLLKVLQLETLVDNISVDPDTGDIWVGCHPNGMKLFRYDPENPPGSEVLRIQDILSEKPTVTQVYVDDGSVIQGSSVATVYNQHLLIGTVFHRGLHCEL, encoded by the exons ATGCAACAGTGTTTCCACACAACATCCCAGTGGACAacagtgaaatattttttaaaaaaattaaatatggaaTGCAATAAggacagagtgccagaaaacaGAACCAATAGTAACAGAACGCATGTGCTAGTTGGAAGGATAGTTGGCTGGCATATCTCCATAACACAAGCAAG GCATAGACTCCGTGCCTCACGAGAAGTGAAAACAAAGCGGCTTCCAAATTGTCACCTGATTAAAGGAATAG aaaCTGGCTCAGAAGATATTGACATACTCCCTAATGGCCTGGCTTTCATTAGTACA ggCTTAAAATACCCTGGTATGCAAAGCTTTGCACCTGATAAAAGTGGGCAGATACTACTAATGGATCTAAATGAAGAAAATCCTCAACCAGTGGAAATGAGAATCAGTCGTGGGTTTGATCTGGCTTCTTTTAACCCCCATGGAATTAGCCTATATGTTGACACAG ACGATACTGTGTACCTTTTCGTTGTAAATCACCCACAACACAAGACAGTAGTAGAGCGCTTTAAATTCATGGAAGATGACAATTCTCTCTTGCATCTTAATACCATCAGACATGAACTCCTGCCAAG cGTGAATGACATTGTGGCTCTGGGTCCGGATAGTTTCTATGCCACCAACGATCGTTATTTCCCAGAGCCCCCCTTGCACTATTTGGAGATGTTCCTGGGTTTAACGTGGACAAATGTTGTCTACTACAGCCCTAAAGAAGTAAAAGAAGTGGCAGCGGGATTTAAATTTGCCAATGGCATTAACATTTCACCTGATGGAAA gTACGTCTATGTTGCGGATGTGATGGATCGTAACATTCATGTCTTTGAAAAGCATGAGAATAGAAGTTTGTCTCTTTTGAAG GTTCTGCAGTTGGAAACTCTAGTTGACAACATATCAGTTGATCCTGACACTGGAGATATTTGGGTAGGATGTCATCCTAATGGCATGAAGCTCTTCCGTTATGATCCAGAGAACCCTCCTGGCTCAGAG GTTCTCCGCATCCAAGACATCCTTTCTGAGAAGCCTACAGTCACCCAAGTATATGTGGATGATGGTTCAGTAATTCAAGGGAGTTCTGTTGCTACAGTGTATAACCAGCATCTGCTTATTGGCACTGTCTTTCACAGAGGCCTCCACTGTGAGCTGTAG
- the LOC144583831 gene encoding uncharacterized protein LOC144583831 has protein sequence MAYELRKLEMMNQNNNNNRDSEGGQLSKADLKKFPVYHKGDCPEVFFSLVERAFVDFSVRETEKMTIMRSLISGSLAEVYAEMPEELMKDFAEFKKLVFARHGINAEQLRQRFRSLTKKPEQTFTQVGAQLVRLLEKWLSQEGTETYEQLKDLIALEQFYSVLHGELKFQVRERKPKSVAAAAEIADFISQIRKPLGEGKSVGKPKETYSKYSQGPGKSQQGGGAHGEGKPSHMKPRPQILEGKPKQDERESKYTRKCYFCQGKGHLISECQKLKQLKGMVPQESSGTKPKAVFCVQKEQGSVSLREPVAMATQSGTATAADLAEENGPLVEVKRCLLVKTDSQLFETAGVDVGILDRQYRGLRDTCSQVTLCHPDIIPREFIIPNESMKVAGIEGQVISLPVAEVPVNFQGWRGDWRLAISSTLPAAVLVGNDLAEHVKRVLVITRSQATTGTVQGGNDEPETEAEGSSEAVVETLTTDSRFGQEQKADATLQTCFEQVTDAQLTPETPVRFLEKKGVLYRETLRNISKGGDGIRSQLVVPEKYRPMILKRGHSDMFAAHLGVKGPLDLIKQNWEQITQDDPQDVVTYIDTLMNDLRRNLELAAENLQAQKVRQKTWYDHKARERHFDPGEEVLWLRPCRENKLQLKWAGPYRVISKMSDLNYLIEQEENQARRVVHVNALKPYYRGEQRVLFAIKAAESEEAELPFWEGRGEVKYNPEEVKISPALTQDQQQELKMLLSKYQQVFSNKPGIVKGVMHRIHTGDAPPQAVSPYRVTGPYRDKVRKELDEMLRENIIVPSSSPWSSPIVLVDKPDGSIRFYVDYRKLNRVTTPDAYPMPRLDNLIETIGGCRFISSLDLVKGYWQLRIDPRDQEKTAFCSPFGLYEFRVLSFGLRNAPATFQRLMDQTLAGLSDFTVAYIDDIGIFSNTWEDHLIHLELVLQRLSAAGLTVKASKCQLGSPEIKYLGHMVGGGMIKPLEAKIEAVRDWPRPNTKKKVKSFLGLVGYYRKFIPRFSEIAAPLTDLTRKKADDRIPWTSDCEAAFQRLKEALINYPVLRAPDFDREFIIYTDASNSGVGAVLCQEDENGDQHPVSYLSRKLQKGERHLATVEKECLAIVYAIRKAKPYIWGRHFILCTDHSPLQWLKTMKTHNSKLMRWALNLQDYDFEVKVVRGSVNCVADALSRRPEE, from the coding sequence atggcgtatgagttaagaaaattggaaatgatgaaccagaacaataataacaatagggattctgagggaggccaattgtctaaggctgacctgaagaaattccctgtgtaccacaagggagattgtcccgaggtgttcttttccttagtggaaagagcgtttgtggacttctcagtgagggaaactgagaagatgaccatcatgcgatctttaatcagtggtagcctggctgaggtctatgccgagatgcctgaggaactgatgaaagattttgcagagtttaaaaaactggtgtttgccagacatgggataaatgcagagcagctgagacaaagattcaggtccctcaccaagaagccagagcagacttttacccaagtgggggcccaattggtgaggctgcttgagaaatggctatcgcaggagggaacagagacctatgagcagcttaaagacttgatagcgctggaacagttctattcagtcctgcatggggaattgaaattccaggtgagggaaaggaaaccgaaatctgtggcagcagccgcagagattgcagattttatttcccaaataagaaagcccttgggtgaggggaaatctgtaggtaaacccaaagaaacctacagcaagtactctcagggaccagggaaaagccagcaagggggaggggcccatggtgaagggaagccctcacacatgaaaccaagacctcagattttggagggaaaaccaaaacaagatgagagagaatcaaaatacaccagaaaatgttatttctgtcagggaaagggtcatctaatctcagagtgtcagaaattaaagcagctaaaaggaatggtgcctcaggagtctagtggaaccaagccaaaagctgtgttctgtgtccagaaagagcaaggctcagtctcactgagggagcctgttgccatggctactcagtctggaacagctaccgctgctgatctggctgaggaaaatggccctcttgtggaggtaaagcgctgcttgctggtgaaaacagattctcagttgtttgagacagcaggggtggacgtaggaatacttgaccgtcagtatagggggctgcgggacacttgttcccaggtaaccctgtgccatccagatatcatccctagggagtttataatcccaaatgagagcatgaaggtggcagggattgaggggcaggtaatctctctgccagtagctgaggtacctgtcaactttcaaggctggaggggagattggcggctagcgatttcatcgactctgccagcagccgtgctcgtgggaaatgacctggctgaacatgtgaaacgggtgctagtgattacacgctcacaagccaccacggggacagttcaggggggtaatgatgagccagagacggaagcagaggggagttcagaagctgtggtggaaaccttaaccacagacagcagatttggacaggagcaaaaggcagacgccactctccaaacgtgttttgaacaggtgactgacgcccagctaacacctgaaaccccagtgagatttctggagaaaaagggagttttatatagagaaaccctgaggaatatctcaaaagggggagatgggatcagaagtcagctggtggtacctgaaaagtatcgccccatgatcttaaaaaggggtcactctgacatgtttgctgcacacttaggggtgaaagggccccttgatttgatcaaacaaaattgggagcagatcacccaggatgacccacaagacgttgtgacatacatagacaccttgatgaatgacctaaggagaaatctagagctggcagcagaaaacctgcaagctcagaaggtcagacagaaaacatggtatgaccacaaagctagagagaggcactttgacccaggggaggaagtgctttggcttaggccctgcagagagaataaactgcagctcaaatgggcaggaccatatagggtcatttccaagatgtcagacctgaactacctaatagagcaggaggagaaccaagcaaggagggtggttcatgtgaatgccctaaaaccctactacagaggggaacagagggttttattcgcgataaaagcagctgagagtgaggaagctgaattacccttctgggagggtagaggggaagtaaaatacaacccagaggaggtaaagatcagtcctgcactcacccaagaccagcagcaagaactaaaaatgctgcttagtaaatatcaacaggtgttttccaacaagccggggatagtaaagggagtgatgcatcggatccacacaggggatgcacccccgcaggcagtatccccataccgagtaacgggaccctatagggacaaggtgcggaaggagctggacgagatgcttagggagaatataatcgtcccatcttctagtccttggtcctctccgatagtccttgtggacaagcctgatgggagcattaggttttatgtcgattacaggaaattaaaccgtgtaaccactcctgatgcctacccaatgcccaggctagacaacctgattgaaaccatagggggttgtcggttcatctcatcattggacctggtaaagggatattggcaattaagaattgatcccagggatcaagaaaagactgccttttgcagcccttttggtctctatgagtttcgagtcctgagctttggtctcagaaatgcaccagccacattccaaaggctgatggaccagaccttggcagggctcagtgactttacagtggcctacattgacgacatagggatcttcagtaatacctgggaagatcacctgatacacctggagttagtgctgcagaggttaagtgcagcagggctaacagtaaaggccagcaagtgtcagctgggtagcccagagataaaatacttgggtcacatggtagggggaggaatgataaaacccctggaggccaaaatagaagctgttcgtgattggcctagacccaacaccaagaaaaaagtcaaatcatttcttgggttggtgggctactacagaaagttcatcccgaggtttagcgagattgcggctccgctgaccgatctgacgaggaagaaggctgatgaccgcatcccgtggaccagcgactgtgaggcggcgttccagaggttgaaggaggcgttaatcaactatcctgtcctgcgtgctccagacttcgaccgggagttcatcatctacaccgatgcgtctaacagcggggtaggagcagttctgtgccaggaggatgagaatggtgaccagcatccagtgtcctacctgagtaggaaacttcaaaaaggtgagagacatttggcaaccgtggagaaggagtgtttggccatagtctacgcgatccggaaggccaagccttacatctggggaagacattttattctgtgtactgaccattcaccattgcaatggttaaagacaatgaaaacccacaatagcaaacttatgaggtgggctttaaacctacaggactatgactttgaagtgaaggtggtcagagggtcagtgaactgtgttgctgacgccttatcaagaagacctgaagaatga